One genomic segment of Gossypium arboreum isolate Shixiya-1 chromosome 3, ASM2569848v2, whole genome shotgun sequence includes these proteins:
- the LOC108485587 gene encoding zinc finger protein ZAT10-like: MALEALKSPTMATAPYSNKYEDIDNNYVDTWKKGKRSKRQRDDESSSSPPPPTNEEEYLALCLIMLARGGSTTENAVTDGGNDDHLMSSSSSAPAPAALKLSYKCSVCNKAFPSYQALGGHKASHRKSSTDAKPDNQSITTNSTTASGETGGNGKAHKCSICHKAFPTGQALGGHKRCHYEGGNITTTITTTTTNNNNKSSSVSLSGVTVSDGGALSQTRCVDFDFDLNLPALCELENKDGSRFSQIYTEQEVESPLPTKKPRFMTASLAQH, from the coding sequence ATGGCTCTTGAAGCTCTGAAATCTCCAACAATGGCGACTGCCCCTTACAGCAACAAGTACGAAGACATCGACAACAATTACGTCGATACATGGAAAAAAGGCAAGCGTTCAAAGCGACAACGCGACGACGAGTCTTCTTCTTCTCCGCCGCCACCGACGAATGAAGAAGAGTACCTTGCTCTTTGTCTCATCATGCTAGCTCGTGGTGGTTCCACCACTGAAAACGCCGTGACAGACGGTGGAAACGATGACCATCTTATGTCTTCTTCTTCGTCAGCACCGGCACCAGCGGCTTTGAAGTTGTCTTACAAGTGCAGTGTTTGTAACAAGGCTTTCCCTTCCTACCAAGCTCTAGGTGGACATAAAGCCAGCCACCGTAAATCCTCCACCGATGCTAAACCCGATAATCAATCCATCACCACCAACAGTACCACTGCCAGCGGGGAAACCGGCGGTAACGGTAAAGCCCATAAGTGTTCTATCTGCCATAAGGCTTTCCCTACAGGCCAAGCTTTGGGAGGTCACAAACGCTGTCACTACGAAGGCGGAAACATCACCACCAccatcaccaccaccaccaccaacaACAACAACAAGAGCAGTAGCGTCAGCTTGAGTGGGGTGACGGTGTCGGACGGTGGCGCGTTGAGCCAAACCCGTTGCGTCGACTTTGACTTTGACCTAAACTTGCCCGCTTTGTGCGAGTTGGAAAACAAGGATGGAAGCAGATTTAGTCAAATCTATACAGAGCAAGAGGTTGAAAGTCCATTGCCGACCAAGAAACCACGTTTTATGACAGCTTCTTTAGCACAACATTAA
- the LOC108485929 gene encoding pentatricopeptide repeat-containing protein At5g38730, whose protein sequence is MANSARFTQTIFTIVLKGHWNHLLEPKICSQITSTTINHLLLHLSVFSCNASLSWSFFQWVKTSIATYNHSLQSTWTMIHILTKHKHFKTAHHLLDKIPNKDFLSSNSVLKVLVSTHSDAEVNSHVLSWLVISYGKLRMTQDALQVFESMRVHGLKPHLHACTVLLNCLVKDKLIDSVWKIYKKMVKLGVVVNLHVYNVLLHACCMAGDVEKAEMVLSEMELKNVFPDLITFNTIIVLYSKKGMHYEALCVQDRMERAGISPDIRTYNSLIYGFCRQGRMREALRLFKEMKGVSVSPNHVTYTTLIDGYCRVNELGEALRLRDIMEAKGIYPGVVTYNAIIRKLCEDGKIREANWILNEMNEKKVEPDNVTCNTLINAYCKIGDMGSAIKVKNKMMEAGLKLDQFTFKALIHGFCKVNEMDSAKDYLINMLDAGFCPSYCTYSWLVDGYCNLGKEEEVMKFPDELLKRGLIVDVSVYRALVRRFCKRERLDCAKRIFGIMQGKGICGDSVIYANLAYGYWKMGKVNAASNLLNEMYEKRLMITLKTYRSFTASYGGDNNNSILGLFWNHVVQRGLISKSIFKDINKGEI, encoded by the coding sequence ATGGCTAACTCAGCTCGATTTACTCAAACAATTTTCACCATTGTCCTAAAGGGTCATTGGAATCAtcttttggaacccaaaatttgCAGTCAAATAACTTCCACCACCATTAACCATCTCCTTCTCCACCTCTCTGTTTTCAGTTGCAATGCTTCTCTTTCGTGGTCTTTCTTTCAATGGGTAAAAACTTCTATTGCCACCTATAACCACTCTCTGCAATCTACGTGGACAATGATTCACATTCTCACCAAGCACAAACATTTCAAGACTGCACACCACTTGCTCGACAAAATTCCTAACAAAGATTTCTTGTCGTCAAATTCCGTTTTGAAGGTTTTGGTGAGTACCCATTCGGACGCTGAAGTTAATTCTCATGTTTTAAGTTGGTTGGTGATATCATATGGGAAATTGAGAATGACCCAAGATGCTTTACAGGTTTTTGAGTCGATGAGAGTTCATGGGTTAAAGCCTCATTTACATGCTTGTACTGTGCTTTTAAATTGTTTGGTTAAAGATAAATTGATTGATAGCGTATGGAAAATCTACAAGAAAATGGTTAAACTTGGGGTGGTTGTGAATTTACACGTTTATAatgtcttgcttcatgcttgttGCATGGCTGGTGATGTCGAAAAGGCCGAAATGGTATTGAGTGAGATGGAATTGAAGAACGTTTTTCCAGATCTTATTACGTTCAATACAATCATCGTTTTGTATTCTAAAAAGGGTATGCATTATGAAGCATTGTGTGTGCAAGATAGGATGGAAAGAGCTGGGATTAGTCCAGACATTAGAACTTATAATTCACTTATTTATGGCTTCTGTAGACAAGGTAGAATGCGAGAAGCTTTAAGACTATTTAAGGAAATGAAAGGTGTTAGTGTTAGTCCTAACCATGTCACTTACACTACTTTAATTGATGGTTATTGTAGAGTGAATGAGCTAGGAGAAGCATTAAGATTGCGAGACATAATGGAGGCTAAAGGGATTTATCCAGGAGTTGTTACTTATAACGCAATCATTCGTAAGTTGTGCGAAGACGGTAAAATAAGGGAAGCTAATTGGATTTTGAATGAGATgaatgaaaagaaagttgaaccTGATAATGTGACTTGTAACACATTGATCAATGCATATTGCAAGATTGGAGATATGGGGTCTGCTATAAAAGTGAAGAACAAGATGATGGAAGCCGGATTGAAGTTAGATCAATTTACATTCAAGGCATTGATTCATGGATTTTGCAAGGTGAATGAAATGGATAGTGCAAAAGATTACTTGATCAACATGCTTGATGCAGGGTTTTGTCCTAGTTATTGCACCTATTCATGGCTTGTTGATGGGTATTGTAACTTAGGCAAAGAAGAAGAAGTTATGAAGTTTCCAGATGAATTGTTGAAAAGAGGCTTAATTGTTGATGTCTCGGTGTACAGGGCACTCGTAAGACGGTTTTGTAAACGAGAAAGGCTCgattgcgccaaaagaatattcgGCATTATGCAAGGAAAAGGTATATGTGGAGATAGTGTAATATATGCTAACCTAGCATATGGTTATTGGAAAATGGGGAAGGTGAATGCTGCTTCAAATCtattaaatgaaatgtatgaaaagAGGTTGATGATAACTCTCAAAACCTATAGATCTTTCACTGCTTCATATGGTGGTGACAATAATAATAGCATTTTAGGTTTGTTTTGGAATCATGTGGTTCAAAGGGGATTAATTTCTAAGAGTATTTTTAAGGATATCAATAAAGGTGAGATTTGA